A window from Salvia miltiorrhiza cultivar Shanhuang (shh) chromosome 2, IMPLAD_Smil_shh, whole genome shotgun sequence encodes these proteins:
- the LOC131008292 gene encoding uncharacterized mitochondrial protein AtMg00310-like translates to MSCFRVPAAVCNDIERECCNFWWGNEGDRKLMHWSSWKNLCAPKSKGGVGFRRLESFNRALLAKQAWRLIKFPNSLVARLLKGRYYRNGDMMDAIPPCNASFSWRSICWGGGLLRKGIRWRIGNGTGVRAFVDPWIPMEGGGGRGSGSEGDGVRVADFLRDDGGWNQQKLESSFLPHEVAAVLNIDRESRKEEDVRFWRYDEKGRYTVKSGYLLETGFYDGHDSTSSSETKRWWSHIWNINVPPKVRVFMWRATSNFIPTHENLKK, encoded by the coding sequence ATGAGCTGTTTTAGGGTGCCTGCTGCGGTTTGCAATGATATTGAAAGAGAGTGCTGTAATTTTTGGTGGGGTAATGAGGGAGATAGGAAGCTAATGCATTGGTCTTCGTGGAAGAATCTTTGCGCCCCAAAATCCAAAGGTGGAGTGGGATTTCGTCGTCTTGAGTCTTTTAATAGGGCGCTTCTGGCGAAGCAGGCGTGGAGATTGATTAAATTTCCGAACTCCCTAGTGGCCAGACTGCTCAAAGGTAGATACTACAGAAATGGCGATATGATGGACGCTATACCACCATGCAATGCTTCTTTCTCCTGGAGATCGATTTGTTGGGGAGGGGGCTTGCTACGGAAGGGTATAAGATGGAGAATTGGAAACGGAACTGGGGTTCGAGCTTTTGTAGATCCTTGGATTCCAATGGAGGGGGGAGGAGGACGTGGATCGGGAAGTGAAGGTGACGGTGTGAGGGTGGCTGATTTTTTACGAGATGATGGGGGCTGGAATCAACAAAAACTTGAGTCAAGCTTCCTCCCTCATGAAGTAGCAGCGGTTCTTAATATTGATCGGGAGAGTAGGAAGGAGGAGGATGTACGGTTTTGGAGATATGATGAGAAGGGAAGGTATACGGTGAAGTCGGGGTACCTGCTGGAGACCGGTTTTTATGATGGTCACGATTCGACATCTTCCTCGGAAACTAAACGGTGGTGGAGCCATATTTGGAATATTAATGTTCCGCCCAAAGTGCGGGTTTTTATGTGGAGAGCTACTTCTAATTTTATCCCAACTCATGAAAACCTGAAAAAATGA